The stretch of DNA CCCCTCGTCGTAGCCGAACGGGGAGAGCTCCAGCAGCAGCCCGCCGGTCAGCGCGAAGTGCCAGCCGCGCAGGTCGCGCAGGTCGAGCCCGCCGTTCTCCCGGACGGCCAGGGCGCGGCGCACCATGCCGGCGAGCCGCTCCCGGGCCGGCAGCCAGGCGTCGTCCGGCGGCGGGGCGAGCGCGCCGGCGACCTCCGCGGCCAGGTCGACCCGGCCGGCCAGCAGCGCGTTGTAGCCGAGCAGGTACCGGTCGGGCCAGTCCTCCAGCGGCGCCTCACCGCGCTCCAGGGCGTGCTGCAGCGCGTCGGCCGCTTCGGCGTGCCGCCCCTCGTCCTCCAGGGCGGAGGCCAGTTCGCGGAGGACCGCCGGGCTGGCGGGGGCCTCGGCCTGCAGCTCGCGCAGGACCGGCACCGCGGCGAAGGCCGCGCCCCGCTCGACGCAGGCGTAGCCGAATTCGTAGCGGGCCCGCGGGTCCGCGGGGTCGGCGGCGACCCGGCCGGCGCTCTGCGCGAGGTCGTCGAATCCGGCGTCCTCGGCCAGCCGGGCGAGGACCCCGGCGAGCTCGGCGGTGCCGAACGCGCCCAGGTCCTGCCGGAGGCGGCGGAGCACCGCCCCGGGGTCGCCCTCGTCCAGCAGCAGCCGCATCTCTTCGCGCACGTCCCTGGGCGTTTCCTGCGGTTCGCTCATGTCGTTCGCCTCCTCGCTGTCGGTCCACCGAGCCGCCGCCGTCGCGCGGCTCCCCGGCGCTGCCGGCGGCACGCCCAGGAGAGCTGGGACGCGCCGGGACCGCACCCCGCTCCCCGGTGGCCCGATCTGGCCAACCGGGGGCGCCTCCGGACCGGCTTCCCGCGTTGCTCCCGGGCTCACCGACCTCTCTGGGACCGCTCACCGGTGCGTAGAGGTCCGCGGACCGGGGCCGGTCGATGAGTTTCCAGGGGCAACGGCCGGCGAGCGGGTCAGTCCGCGGGGCCCTTGAGTTCGCGGAAGCCGGGGGTGCCGGCGACCAGG from Nocardiopsis composta encodes:
- a CDS encoding tetratricopeptide repeat protein gives rise to the protein MSEPQETPRDVREEMRLLLDEGDPGAVLRRLRQDLGAFGTAELAGVLARLAEDAGFDDLAQSAGRVAADPADPRARYEFGYACVERGAAFAAVPVLRELQAEAPASPAVLRELASALEDEGRHAEAADALQHALERGEAPLEDWPDRYLLGYNALLAGRVDLAAEVAGALAPPPDDAWLPARERLAGMVRRALAVRENGGLDLRDLRGWHFALTGGLLLELSPFGYDEGMNGRYAMVSDDYDACGRALRLLIRVMDATGHRPGSVGLLPDRSSRALGLAAAGLLGVAAEPFTGPRPGQLVVAYDLGDSEHGLLEALRERAPGQVLFERSTCWTEPPAVPADVTGWLVQTVLAPWAENMRFHPETGAERIPADDRPAEALAEEIAAAAAAPGGAPESGAGEDGEPPFDPEERVLAFAAAVRGLWLTGSRPPMPSSGPVPGNSFT